One stretch of Macrotis lagotis isolate mMagLag1 chromosome 7, bilby.v1.9.chrom.fasta, whole genome shotgun sequence DNA includes these proteins:
- the PAX4 gene encoding paired box protein Pax-4 → MQQNGISSVNQLGGIFVNGRPLPQGTRQQIVKLAVSGVRPCDISRSLKVTNGCVSKILGRYYRTGTLEPKIIGGSKPRLATPPVVARIAQLKGECPAIFAWEIRHQLCAEGLCTKDRTPSVSSINRILRALQEDKRLPWAQFTLPDFPAQGVSSPHSGSEVAQGAKSGTRQRNRTIFSPYQAATLEKEFQRVQYPDPATRGKLAAATSLPEGTVKIWFSNRRAKWRREEKLKWETQFPGDCPLILNPPVMLSPQSPTHHSSCRAVHPCPFPQLSHHSPLLL, encoded by the exons ATGCAACAAAACG GGATCAGTAGTGTGAATCAGCTAGGAGGGATCTTTGTGAATGGGCGACCTCTGCCCCAGGGTACTCGGCAGCAGATTGTGAAGCTGGCAGTCAGTGGAGTTCGGCCCTGTGACATCTCCAGAAGCCTTAAG GTAACTAATGGCTGTGTGAGCAAGATTCTAGGGAGATACTACCGCACAGGTACCCTGGAACCCAAGATCATTGGGGGAAGCAAACCTCGCCTAGCTACACCCCCTGTGGTAGCTCGTATTGCCCAGCTCAAGGGTGAGTGTCCAGCTATCTTTGCCTGGGAAATCCGTCACCAGTTATGTGCTGAAGGGCTCTGCACCAAAGACAGGACACCCAGC GTCTCCTCCATCAATCGCATTCTGAGGGCTTTACAAGAGGACAAGAGGCTTCCCTGGGCCCAATTCACACTGCCAG ATTTCCCTGCTCAAGGTGTCTCCTCTCCTCACAGTGGGTCTGAGGTAGCCCAGGGGGCCAAGTCAGGCACCCGCCAGCGAAACCGAACCATTTTCTCCCCATATCAGGCTGCTACACTGGAAAAAG AGTTCCAGAGGGTCCAGTATCCTGATCCAGCCACACGGGGAAAGCTAGCTGCTGCCACCTCTCTGCCTGAGGGTACGGTGAAg ATTTGGTTTTCTAATCGAAGAGCCAAATGGCGAAGGGAAGAGAAATTGAAGTGGGAAACTCAATTCCCAGGTGATTGCCCCTTGATTCTCAACCCACCAGTCATGCTAAGCCCACAGTCCCCTACTCATCATTCTTCCTGCCGTGCAGTCCACCCATGCCCTTTCCCTCAGCTTTCTCACCACTCCCCTCTTCTCCTATGA